From the Lolium rigidum isolate FL_2022 chromosome 2, APGP_CSIRO_Lrig_0.1, whole genome shotgun sequence genome, one window contains:
- the LOC124690631 gene encoding mitochondrial metalloendopeptidase OMA1-like has protein sequence MNCLKNLVSGLRGRCSSAVRPPLRPPTTRCYSASTRQSHEVLQSGRGRLFRRNPVVVCRPPPSHALVFPRHYSSRRTPSDIQILFRVLVAGGAIVYGVVVTIRDGTFEIVPYTNRSHLIIYTPEQERELGESYFANLKKELGKKILPPSHPDSVRVRGLAKEILRAAHRGLADASNAAANQRNKSRQPQTKHLDGINWEVLVVKDNAVNAFCTPGGKIVVYTGLLDRFKTDAEIATVLGHEVGHVIARHSIEKLTKNMWITILNLVLLLLVFDAPKGHTNDELMKLLLSLPFSRKMETEADHIGIMLLADAGFDPRIAPTFYEKLGEISGNSLEKEEYKSTHPSSKTRSRLLSKANVMDKAVAVYAKANCKKETEGFFIFSSEKVSFS, from the exons ATGAACTGCTTGAAGAATCTTGTCTCCGGGCTACGCGGCCGGTGCAGCTCCGCTGTCCGCCCACCGCTGCGGCCGCCGACCACCCGGTGCTACAGCGCGTCAACACGGCAATCCCATGAGGTCTTGCAGTCTGGCCGAGGCCGACTCTTTCGCCGCAACCCTGTGGTCGTCTGTCGACCCCCGCCGTCGCACGCGCTAGTTTTCCCTCGGCACTACTCCAGCCGAAGAACGCCTTCTGACATCCAGATCCTCTTCCGGGTACTCGTCGCGGGGGGTGCCATTGTCTACGGCGTGGTGGTCACCATCCGCGACGGCACCTTCGAGATCGTGCCCTACACCAACCGCAGCCACCTCATCATCTACACACCCGAGCAAGAGCGCGAGCTAGGCGAGTCGTACTTCGCCAATCTGAAGAAGGAGCTGGGCAAGAAGATCCTGCCCCCGTCGCACCCGGACAGCGTCCGCGTCCGCGGCCTCGCCAAGGAAATCCTCCGCGCCGCTCACCGCGGTCTCGCAGACGCCTCCAACGCAGCGGCGAACCAGAGGAACAAGTCCCGGCAGCCGCAGACGAAGCATCTCGACGGGATTAACTGGGAGGTGCTCGTCGTCAAAGATAACGCTGTCAATGCATTCTGTACTCCGGGAGGAAAGATCGTAGTCTACACCGGCCTCCTCGACCGTTTCAAGACCGATGCCGAGATCGCCACAGTGCTTGGGCACGAG GTTGGGCACGTCATTGCGAGGCACAGCATAGAGAAGCTCACCAAGAACATGTGGATCACCATCCTCAATCTAGTCCTTCTGCTGCTTGTTTTCGACGCCCCAAAAGGGCATACTAATGACGAGCTGATGAAGTTACTCCTCAGTTTGCCCTTCTCACGAAA GATGGAGACAGAGGCGGATCACATTGGAATCATGTTACTCGCTGATGCTGGTTTCGATCCACGCATAGCCCCTACATTTTATGAGAAGTTAGGAGAGATCAGTGGAAATTCATTAGAAAAGGAAGAGTACAAATCTACTCATCCCTCGAGCAAGACAAGATCGCGGCTTTTATCGAAAGCCAATGTCATGGACAAGGCGGTGGCAGTATATGCAAAAGCTAATTGTAAGAAGGAAACAGAaggatttttcattttttcttccgAAAAAGTTAGTTTCAGTTGA
- the LOC124693072 gene encoding uncharacterized protein LOC124693072: MLPSVAFFERCWSWRWRRRCSALTRFMETLAHKLRFREGTQSRKLKVVVRHPSRDAAASYAHAELCRIEHQEDDVLAGSADLGIEPSAWVEAHAGEARLISARKHGVLWLPSSGWEDMVDGE; the protein is encoded by the exons ATGTTACCATCTGTAGCATTCTTTGA ACGGTGCTGGagctggcggtggcgacggcgctgCTCAGCGCTGACCAGGTTCATGGAAACGCTGGCCCACAAACTCCGTTTCCGCGAGGGTACTCAGTCGCGGAAGTTGAAGGTGGTGGTCAGGCACCCAAGTCGCGACGCGGCGGCGTCGTACGCACATGCCGAGCTCTGCCGTATCGAACATCAAGAGGACGATGTGCTCGCCGGCAGCGCGGATCTCGGCATAGAACCGTCCGCTTGGGTGGAAGCGCACGCCGGTGAAGCCCGTCTGATTAGCGCGCGGAAGCATGGGGTTCTCTGGTTGCCTTCGTCTGGCTGGGAGGACATGGTCGATGGTGAATGA